A DNA window from Hydrogenophaga taeniospiralis contains the following coding sequences:
- a CDS encoding SAM-dependent methyltransferase, giving the protein MGSIVERALLPWAQRVKTRANLPVRLRWGEAGSSALALGDFVEPRVEILVRDSSALPLLIDPGLDTLGQAYVEGLIDVNGPLSEILAVAHRLAETAEPEKGLLGRIRRRFGHTRESDAEAIQYHYDVSNDFYAQWLGPGMVYSCAYFENGDETLDEAQVKKIDHILTKIRLQPGQRLLDIGCGWGALVLRAAQRFGAQCVGVTLSKNQFELARERVRAAGLEDRIDIRLQDYRDVGDGPFDRITSVGMFEHVGLDNLAAYFGHIRALLKPDGWAMNHGITSTDAMDGETRHGGGRFIDRYVFPRGELPHVSTVLRTLQEGGLEAFDVENLRRHYMRTTELWTEAFEANTERIKPLVDERRWRIWRIYLAGCAWAFDHDEVALYQVLCRPAGQSAQALPWSRGWMYQE; this is encoded by the coding sequence ATGGGATCGATCGTGGAGCGAGCGCTGCTGCCCTGGGCGCAGCGGGTGAAGACACGGGCCAACCTGCCGGTGCGTCTGCGCTGGGGCGAGGCCGGGAGCTCGGCGCTGGCGCTGGGCGACTTCGTGGAACCCCGGGTGGAGATCCTTGTGCGCGACTCATCGGCCCTGCCGCTGCTGATCGACCCCGGCCTGGACACGCTGGGCCAGGCCTATGTGGAGGGCCTGATCGACGTGAACGGGCCCTTGTCCGAAATCCTGGCGGTGGCGCACCGGCTGGCCGAAACGGCCGAGCCGGAAAAAGGCCTGCTCGGGCGCATCCGCCGGCGCTTTGGCCACACGCGCGAGAGCGACGCCGAGGCCATCCAGTACCACTACGACGTGTCCAACGATTTCTACGCCCAGTGGCTGGGCCCGGGCATGGTGTATTCGTGCGCCTATTTCGAGAACGGCGACGAAACGCTGGACGAGGCGCAGGTGAAGAAGATCGACCACATCCTCACCAAGATCCGCCTGCAGCCGGGCCAGCGCCTGCTCGACATCGGCTGCGGCTGGGGCGCGCTGGTGCTGCGCGCGGCGCAGCGGTTTGGTGCGCAGTGCGTGGGCGTGACGCTGTCGAAAAATCAGTTTGAGCTGGCGCGCGAGCGGGTGCGCGCCGCCGGCCTGGAGGACCGCATCGACATCCGGCTGCAGGACTACCGCGACGTCGGCGACGGCCCCTTTGATCGCATCACCAGCGTGGGCATGTTCGAGCACGTGGGGCTGGACAATCTGGCGGCGTACTTCGGCCACATCCGCGCGCTGCTCAAGCCCGACGGCTGGGCCATGAACCACGGCATCACCAGCACCGACGCGATGGATGGCGAAACGCGCCACGGCGGTGGTCGCTTCATCGACCGCTATGTGTTTCCGCGTGGGGAGTTGCCCCACGTCAGCACGGTGCTGCGCACGCTGCAGGAAGGCGGGCTGGAAGCCTTCGACGTGGAAAACCTGCGGCGCCACTACATGCGCACCACCGAGCTCTGGACCGAGGCCTTCGAGGCCAACACCGAGCGCATCAAGCCGCTGGTGGACGAGCGGCGCTGGCGCATCTGGCGTATCTACCTGGCGGGTTGCGCCTGGGCGTTTGACCACGACGAGGTGGCGCTCTACCAGGTGCTGTGCCGCCCGGCCGGGCAGAGCGCACAGGCGCTGCCCTGGTCGCGGGGGTGGATGTACCAGGAATAA
- the priA gene encoding primosomal protein N', giving the protein MAFWPSVIVATPAHSGVGASLTYRSELLLAPGALVRVPLGSREVLGVVWDCPTTPPEGLTEAQTKAVAGVLDGLPPLNGCWRQLVRFAAQYYQRSLGEVALAALPPQLRELGNDQLARRLKRRAKAVASAAPVAETGTAPVQPGGHDLSAEQAEALQALAAATAPVLLYGATGSGKTEVYLRATQQALQAGAHTQVLVMVPEINLTPQLETRFRERFEPAFGAGSVVCLHSGMTPAQRLSSWLAAHTGSARIVLGTRMAVFASLPGLRLIVVDEEHDPSYKSQEGARYSARDLAVYRAKIESEALATDGTGLHAGPHPRPLPEGEGVNTPRCQVLLGSATPSLESWHAADQGRYVRLAMPGRIGGGALPRLRLVDMNHQPKGAVLAPPLVAAMGERIARGEQCLVLLNRRGYAPVLACHDCGWKSGCPHCSAYRVFHKLDRTLRCHHCGFTERVPRACPDCGNIDIAPVGRGTEQIEEQLAGLLADVRRPDGSPARVARMDADSTRLKGSLEMQLAALHSGEVDVLVGTQMIAKGHDFRRITLVAGINADSALFASDYRAPERLFALLMQAAGRAGRDAAQSGASEMWVQTWYPQHPLFATLKKHDYPAFAAEQLTEREQAGMPPYGFQALLRADARTQQAAQAFLNIAAEQATGLPLRDQITLYPAVPLTIQRVANVERAQMLVESASRGALQRFLAAWQPVLHGCRSAPEAKGLVRWAVDVDPLSI; this is encoded by the coding sequence ATGGCTTTCTGGCCCAGTGTGATCGTGGCGACCCCGGCCCACAGCGGGGTGGGCGCCAGCCTGACTTACCGAAGTGAGTTGTTGCTCGCGCCGGGTGCGTTGGTGCGGGTGCCGCTGGGTTCGCGCGAGGTGCTGGGCGTGGTCTGGGACTGCCCGACCACACCGCCCGAAGGGCTGACCGAGGCGCAGACCAAGGCGGTGGCGGGCGTGCTCGACGGCCTGCCCCCGCTCAACGGATGCTGGCGGCAGTTGGTCCGCTTCGCCGCCCAGTACTACCAGCGCAGCCTGGGCGAGGTGGCGCTGGCCGCGCTGCCGCCGCAGTTGCGCGAGCTGGGCAACGACCAACTGGCACGCCGGCTCAAACGCCGCGCCAAGGCCGTGGCCAGCGCCGCGCCGGTGGCGGAAACGGGCACCGCCCCGGTGCAGCCCGGCGGCCACGACCTGAGTGCCGAGCAGGCCGAAGCGCTGCAGGCCTTGGCGGCGGCCACCGCGCCGGTGCTGCTGTACGGCGCCACCGGCAGCGGCAAGACCGAGGTGTACTTGCGCGCCACGCAACAGGCACTGCAGGCGGGCGCCCACACCCAGGTGCTGGTGATGGTGCCCGAGATCAACCTCACGCCGCAGCTGGAGACGCGCTTTCGCGAGCGCTTCGAGCCCGCGTTCGGTGCCGGCTCGGTGGTCTGCCTGCACAGCGGCATGACGCCGGCACAGCGCCTCTCAAGCTGGCTGGCGGCGCACACGGGCAGCGCGCGCATCGTGCTGGGCACGCGCATGGCGGTGTTCGCCAGCCTGCCGGGGCTGCGGCTGATCGTGGTGGACGAAGAGCACGACCCGAGCTACAAGAGCCAGGAGGGGGCGCGGTATTCGGCGCGGGATCTGGCGGTGTATCGGGCGAAGATCGAGAGTGAGGCTTTGGCCACTGACGGAACGGGTCTGCACGCGGGCCCTCACCCCCGCCCTCTCCCAGAGGGAGAGGGCGTGAATACCCCTCGCTGCCAGGTGCTGCTGGGCTCGGCCACGCCTTCGCTGGAGAGCTGGCACGCGGCCGACCAGGGGCGTTATGTGCGGCTGGCGATGCCCGGGCGCATCGGCGGCGGGGCGCTGCCGCGCCTGCGCCTGGTGGACATGAACCACCAGCCCAAGGGCGCCGTGCTGGCGCCGCCGCTGGTGGCGGCCATGGGCGAGCGCATCGCGCGCGGCGAGCAGTGCCTGGTGCTGCTGAACCGCCGCGGCTACGCGCCGGTGCTGGCCTGCCACGACTGCGGCTGGAAAAGCGGTTGCCCACATTGCAGCGCCTACCGCGTGTTCCACAAGCTGGACCGCACCCTGCGCTGCCACCACTGCGGCTTCACCGAGCGCGTGCCGCGCGCCTGCCCGGACTGCGGCAACATCGACATCGCGCCGGTGGGCCGCGGCACCGAACAGATCGAAGAACAGCTCGCCGGCCTGCTGGCCGACGTGCGCCGGCCCGACGGCAGCCCGGCCCGGGTGGCGCGCATGGACGCGGACTCGACCCGCCTCAAGGGCAGCCTGGAAATGCAGCTCGCCGCGCTGCACAGCGGCGAGGTGGACGTGTTGGTGGGCACGCAGATGATCGCCAAGGGCCACGATTTCCGGCGCATTACCCTGGTGGCCGGCATCAACGCCGACTCGGCCCTGTTCGCCAGCGACTACCGAGCGCCCGAGCGCCTGTTTGCGCTGCTGATGCAGGCGGCGGGCCGCGCCGGGCGCGACGCGGCGCAGAGTGGCGCGAGCGAGATGTGGGTGCAGACCTGGTACCCGCAGCACCCGCTGTTTGCCACGCTCAAAAAACACGACTACCCGGCCTTCGCCGCCGAACAGCTGACCGAGCGCGAGCAGGCCGGCATGCCGCCCTACGGCTTTCAGGCCCTGCTGCGCGCCGACGCGCGCACCCAGCAGGCCGCGCAGGCGTTTCTGAACATCGCCGCCGAGCAGGCCACCGGCCTGCCGCTCCGCGACCAAATCACGCTCTACCCCGCCGTGCCGCTGACCATCCAGCGCGTGGCCAACGTGGAGCGCGCGCAGATGCTGGTGGAAAGCGCCTCGCGCGGCGCTCTGCAGCGCTTTCTGGCGGCCTGGCAGCCGGTGCTGCACGGTTGCCGCAGCGCGCCCGAGGCCAAGGGCCTGGTGCGCTGGGCGGTGGACGTGGACCCGCTGTCCATTTGA
- a CDS encoding DUF4287 domain-containing protein — MATQEVVKGPASYFPSIEKTYGKPIAHWMQVLAQAGPLKHMELVSLLKTEHQLGHGHANALVAWFLARK; from the coding sequence ATGGCAACGCAAGAAGTGGTGAAAGGTCCCGCATCCTACTTTCCATCCATCGAGAAGACGTATGGCAAACCCATCGCCCACTGGATGCAGGTACTGGCGCAGGCCGGCCCGCTCAAGCACATGGAGTTGGTGAGCCTCCTCAAGACCGAGCACCAGCTGGGTCACGGCCACGCCAACGCGCTGGTCGCCTGGTTCTTGGCCAGGAAGTGA
- a CDS encoding DUF167 domain-containing protein: MARKSKAAPQPPEPEDETEEPGSPAPRMKMNTPCAWDGDTLVVNILGTPAAKRDAIGKTKGHQLKVSVTATPVAGKATDHMVKFLAEEFDVPAKAITVVFGRFNVNKQLRILAPKKIPAVLAKVLEG, encoded by the coding sequence ATGGCACGCAAATCCAAAGCGGCACCCCAGCCGCCAGAACCCGAAGACGAAACCGAAGAACCGGGCTCGCCCGCACCGCGCATGAAGATGAACACGCCCTGCGCGTGGGACGGCGACACGCTGGTGGTCAACATCCTGGGCACGCCGGCGGCCAAGCGCGACGCGATCGGCAAGACCAAGGGCCACCAGCTCAAGGTGAGCGTGACGGCCACGCCGGTGGCGGGCAAGGCCACCGATCACATGGTGAAGTTCCTGGCGGAAGAGTTCGACGTGCCGGCCAAGGCCATCACCGTGGTGTTCGGCCGCTTCAACGTCAACAAGCAGCTGCGCATCCTGGCGCCGAAGAAGATACCGGCGGTGCTGGCGAAAGTGCTGGAGGGCTGA
- the hemE gene encoding uroporphyrinogen decarboxylase, which produces MSHAPLQNDTFLRACLRQSTEYTPVWLMRQAGRYLPEYRATRAKAGSFMGLATNVDFATEVTLQPLDRYALDAAILFSDILTVPDAMGLGLSFAMGEGPKFERTVRTETDVDQLAVPDMDKLRYVFDAVTSIRKALNGRVPLIGFSGSPWTLACYMVEGGGSDDYRAVKTLMYSRPDLMHRILAVNADAVAVYLNAQIEAGAQAVMVFDSWGGVLADGKFQDFSLTYTKRVLAQLKREHDGATIPRIVFTKGGGLWLDDMKPMDCEVLGLDWTVNLAKARAQVGEGPHGKALQGNIDPNVLFASPTQIEVEVASVLASFGTPHQGPGEGATHIFNLGHGINQHTPPEHVSALVDAVHAFSRQQRARA; this is translated from the coding sequence ATGAGCCACGCCCCCCTGCAGAACGACACTTTCCTGCGCGCCTGTCTGCGCCAGTCCACCGAGTACACGCCTGTGTGGCTGATGCGCCAGGCCGGGCGCTATCTGCCGGAATACCGCGCCACGCGCGCCAAGGCGGGCAGTTTCATGGGGCTGGCGACGAATGTGGACTTCGCCACCGAGGTGACGCTGCAGCCGCTGGACCGCTACGCGCTGGACGCGGCGATCCTGTTTTCCGACATCTTGACCGTGCCCGACGCCATGGGCCTGGGCCTGTCGTTTGCCATGGGGGAAGGCCCGAAGTTCGAGCGCACCGTGCGCACCGAGACGGACGTGGACCAGCTCGCCGTGCCCGACATGGACAAGTTGCGTTATGTGTTCGACGCGGTCACCAGCATCCGCAAGGCGCTCAATGGGCGGGTGCCGCTGATCGGTTTTTCGGGCAGCCCCTGGACGCTGGCCTGCTACATGGTGGAGGGCGGCGGCTCGGACGACTACCGCGCGGTGAAGACGCTGATGTACAGCCGCCCGGACCTGATGCACCGCATCCTGGCCGTGAACGCGGATGCGGTGGCGGTGTACCTGAACGCGCAGATCGAGGCGGGCGCGCAGGCGGTGATGGTTTTTGACAGCTGGGGTGGTGTGCTGGCGGACGGCAAGTTCCAGGACTTTTCGCTGACCTACACCAAGCGTGTGCTGGCGCAGCTCAAGCGCGAACACGACGGCGCCACCATTCCGCGCATCGTGTTCACCAAGGGCGGCGGCCTGTGGCTGGACGACATGAAGCCGATGGACTGCGAGGTGTTGGGGCTGGACTGGACGGTGAACCTGGCCAAGGCGCGCGCGCAGGTGGGCGAGGGCCCGCACGGCAAGGCGCTGCAGGGCAACATCGATCCCAACGTGCTGTTTGCTTCGCCGACCCAGATCGAGGTCGAGGTGGCGAGCGTGCTGGCGAGCTTTGGCACGCCGCACCAGGGCCCGGGCGAAGGCGCCACCCACATCTTCAACCTGGGCCACGGCATCAACCAGCACACCCCGCCCGAGCACGTGTCGGCCCTGGTGGACGCGGTGCACGCGTTTTCGCGGCAGCAGCGGGCGCGGGCCTGA
- a CDS encoding YdeI/OmpD-associated family protein, giving the protein MKPQSKSSTELPIHCFERQLDWSAWLNENHTLSSGVWLQLAKKGTDALSVSYDEAVEVALCFGWIDGQKQAHSDQFWLQKFTRRSDKSLWSKINRDKALALIEAKKMRPAGLKEIERAKLDGRWDAAYDSSSKATVPSDFQSALDGNARAKAFFETLDSRNRYAVLFRIQTAKKVETRARRISQFVSMLERHEKVHP; this is encoded by the coding sequence ATGAAGCCTCAATCCAAGTCCTCGACTGAGCTGCCGATTCATTGCTTTGAACGGCAACTGGACTGGTCAGCCTGGCTGAATGAAAATCACACCTTATCGTCTGGGGTCTGGTTACAGCTCGCAAAGAAGGGCACCGATGCGCTGTCGGTTTCATACGACGAGGCCGTCGAAGTCGCACTTTGTTTTGGCTGGATAGATGGGCAAAAGCAGGCGCACAGCGATCAATTCTGGCTCCAGAAATTTACCCGACGCTCGGACAAGAGTCTTTGGTCGAAGATCAATCGAGACAAAGCGCTGGCTCTGATCGAAGCAAAGAAAATGAGACCTGCTGGGCTGAAAGAGATTGAGCGCGCGAAGCTCGACGGACGATGGGATGCTGCGTATGACTCATCCAGCAAAGCAACTGTACCCAGCGATTTTCAGTCTGCTTTGGATGGCAATGCGCGAGCCAAAGCGTTTTTCGAAACGCTCGACAGCCGGAATCGGTACGCTGTTCTGTTCAGGATTCAAACGGCCAAGAAGGTCGAAACGCGCGCAAGACGAATTTCACAGTTCGTATCAATGCTGGAACGGCACGAGAAGGTGCATCCATGA
- a CDS encoding alanyl-tRNA editing protein has product MTQDLFRQDAYLQHCGATITAVSEHGIVLDRSVFYPLGGGQAGDAGELRLADGSAIAIVDTRKGKDAEGRPTADIVHVPAPGQAVALAAATVGSPVTAHIDWARRHRLMRFHTSTHLLCHLVPVPVNGCSITPDYARLDFHMTDPLDKDVLTAGIEALVAAAHPVAIGAITEEELDANPALVKSMSVSPPRGSGSVRTVRIGHTDLVDLQPCGGTHVANTAEIGRVVVTKIEKKSATTRRVILGLQDAPPASPSAPPP; this is encoded by the coding sequence ATGACCCAGGATCTCTTTCGCCAGGACGCTTACCTGCAGCACTGCGGCGCCACCATCACGGCCGTCAGCGAACACGGCATCGTGCTCGACCGCAGCGTGTTCTACCCGCTGGGCGGCGGGCAGGCCGGCGACGCCGGCGAACTGCGGCTGGCCGATGGCAGCGCCATCGCCATCGTCGACACCCGCAAGGGCAAAGACGCCGAAGGCCGGCCCACGGCCGACATCGTGCACGTGCCGGCGCCCGGCCAGGCGGTGGCCCTCGCGGCGGCCACCGTGGGCAGCCCGGTCACCGCCCACATCGACTGGGCGCGCCGCCACCGGCTCATGCGCTTTCACACCAGCACCCACCTGCTGTGCCATCTCGTGCCGGTGCCGGTGAACGGCTGCTCCATCACGCCGGACTACGCCCGCCTCGACTTCCACATGACCGACCCGCTGGACAAGGACGTGCTCACCGCCGGCATAGAGGCCCTGGTGGCCGCGGCCCACCCCGTGGCCATCGGCGCCATCACCGAGGAAGAGCTCGACGCCAACCCCGCGCTGGTCAAGAGCATGAGCGTCTCGCCCCCTCGCGGCAGCGGCAGCGTGCGCACGGTGCGCATCGGCCACACCGATCTGGTCGACCTGCAGCCCTGCGGCGGCACCCACGTGGCCAACACGGCCGAGATCGGCCGGGTCGTGGTCACGAAGATCGAGAAAAAGAGCGCCACCACGCGCCGCGTAATACTGGGGTTGCAGGACGCACCCCCCGCGTCGCCTTCGGCGCCACCCCCCTGA
- a CDS encoding protein-disulfide reductase DsbD family protein has protein sequence MPSAVAATLRLTLLLLWALCLPLAAQAQGLLSGAPAQTVVQTDQVRAELLAHAPDGAGPGKTVWVGLQLSHTPEWHTYWKNSGDSGLPTQFEWTLPPGVTAGDIAWPTPRKFPLGPLANYGYDGTVLLPVPLTIDPGFNGNHLEVQLYAAWLVCRKECIPEEGRFTLRIPVQGSTGLHGSVFDAAFAAAPKDQPPADSALQPDTGFLKVSLSGLPAAWRGQTLEFFPETAGLIEPGSAWTQAWDGERWSARLPLSPQRSESPARVPLVVAQANPPGSGAGSAGVRLDVPVQGAWPAVAALPVAVPDALQAALNANAARAASAPPPASGTPITLWAALIGALLGGMILNLMPCVFPVLAIKVLAFAKHADDRTAHRAHGLAYTAGVVLSFLALGGLLLGLRAAGEQLGWGFQLQSPGVVAGLAVLFTLIGLNLAGLFEIGSVLPSRVANLQAKNPTADAFLTGVLATAIASPCTAPFMGASLGLAIGLPAVQALAVFGALGLGMALPYLAASWWPAIARALPRPGAWMDTFRRGMAFPMFGTVVWLIWVLGQQSGIDGAAALLMLLVVLALLVWALGLRGKSRAVLAGLSLAGLLWLGWAVGPNVTRLQDASPGAAVATTVDGLNWQPWSPERQATLLAEGRPVFVDFTAAWCVTCQYNKRTTLANAEVLGDMATKNVALLRADWTRRDPAVTAALASLGRNGVPVYAIHQNGQPSTVLSEVLSVGEVRAALAGL, from the coding sequence ATGCCATCGGCCGTCGCGGCCACCCTCCGCCTGACGCTGCTCCTGCTGTGGGCGCTGTGCCTGCCGCTGGCGGCGCAGGCCCAAGGTCTGCTCTCGGGCGCCCCCGCCCAGACGGTGGTGCAGACCGACCAGGTGCGCGCCGAACTGCTGGCCCACGCCCCCGACGGCGCGGGCCCGGGCAAAACCGTCTGGGTTGGTCTGCAGCTCAGCCACACCCCCGAGTGGCACACCTACTGGAAAAACTCGGGCGACTCGGGCCTGCCGACCCAGTTCGAATGGACCCTGCCCCCGGGCGTGACGGCGGGCGACATCGCCTGGCCCACGCCGCGCAAGTTCCCGCTCGGCCCACTGGCCAACTACGGCTACGACGGCACGGTGCTGCTGCCGGTGCCGCTGACCATCGACCCCGGCTTCAACGGCAACCACCTGGAAGTGCAGCTCTATGCTGCCTGGCTGGTCTGCCGCAAGGAGTGCATTCCCGAAGAAGGCCGTTTCACGCTGCGCATCCCGGTGCAAGGATCGACCGGCCTGCACGGCAGCGTGTTTGACGCCGCCTTCGCCGCCGCCCCCAAAGACCAGCCCCCCGCCGACAGCGCCCTGCAGCCCGACACCGGCTTCCTGAAGGTGTCGCTCAGCGGCCTGCCCGCGGCCTGGCGGGGCCAGACCCTGGAGTTTTTCCCCGAAACCGCCGGCCTGATCGAACCCGGCTCGGCCTGGACCCAGGCCTGGGACGGCGAGCGCTGGAGCGCGCGCCTGCCGCTTTCACCACAGCGCAGCGAGAGCCCGGCCCGGGTGCCCCTGGTGGTGGCCCAGGCCAACCCGCCCGGCTCGGGCGCGGGCAGCGCCGGCGTGCGGCTCGACGTGCCGGTGCAAGGCGCCTGGCCGGCCGTCGCGGCCCTGCCCGTGGCCGTGCCCGACGCCCTGCAGGCCGCGCTCAACGCCAACGCCGCCCGCGCGGCCAGCGCCCCGCCGCCCGCCAGCGGCACCCCCATCACCCTCTGGGCCGCGCTGATCGGCGCGCTCCTGGGCGGCATGATCCTCAACCTCATGCCCTGCGTGTTTCCGGTGCTGGCCATCAAGGTATTGGCGTTCGCGAAACACGCCGACGACCGCACCGCCCACCGCGCCCACGGCCTGGCCTACACCGCCGGGGTGGTGCTGTCGTTCCTGGCGCTGGGCGGCCTGCTGCTCGGCCTGCGCGCCGCGGGCGAACAACTCGGCTGGGGCTTCCAACTGCAGAGCCCCGGCGTGGTGGCCGGGCTCGCCGTGCTGTTCACCCTGATCGGCCTGAACCTGGCCGGCCTGTTCGAAATCGGCAGCGTGCTGCCCAGCCGCGTGGCCAACTTGCAGGCCAAGAACCCCACGGCCGACGCCTTCCTCACCGGCGTGCTCGCCACCGCCATCGCCTCGCCCTGCACCGCGCCCTTCATGGGCGCCTCGCTCGGCCTGGCCATCGGCCTGCCCGCCGTGCAGGCGCTGGCCGTGTTCGGCGCACTCGGCCTGGGCATGGCCCTGCCCTACCTGGCCGCGAGCTGGTGGCCCGCCATCGCACGCGCACTGCCGCGCCCCGGCGCCTGGATGGACACCTTCCGCCGGGGCATGGCCTTCCCCATGTTCGGCACCGTGGTCTGGCTGATCTGGGTGCTGGGTCAACAGAGCGGCATCGACGGCGCCGCCGCCCTGCTCATGCTGCTGGTGGTGCTGGCGCTGCTGGTGTGGGCGCTCGGCCTGCGCGGCAAGAGCCGCGCCGTGCTGGCCGGCCTCTCGCTCGCCGGCCTGCTCTGGCTGGGCTGGGCGGTCGGCCCCAACGTGACGCGCCTGCAGGACGCCAGCCCCGGCGCCGCGGTGGCCACCACGGTGGACGGCCTGAACTGGCAGCCCTGGAGCCCCGAGCGCCAGGCCACGCTGCTGGCCGAGGGCCGGCCGGTGTTCGTCGACTTCACCGCCGCCTGGTGCGTGACCTGCCAGTACAACAAGCGCACCACCCTGGCCAACGCCGAGGTGCTCGGCGACATGGCCACGAAAAACGTGGCCCTGCTGCGCGCCGACTGGACCCGCCGCGACCCCGCCGTCACCGCCGCCCTGGCCAGCCTGGGCCGCAACGGCGTGCCGGTGTACGCGATCCACCAGAACGGGCAGCCGAGCACCGTGTTGTCCGAAGTGCTGAGCGTGGGAGAGGTTCGCGCCGCGCTCGCGGGTTTGTAA
- a CDS encoding right-handed parallel beta-helix repeat-containing protein, translated as MKRARFNPITLILALFALAAGSMAQAQATRTWVSGVGDDVNPCSRTAPCKTFAGAISKTATNGEISVLDPGGYGAVTITKSITIDGSKGAGFGSILAASTNGIIINITDMADTRKTVVLRNLSINGGGTGLRGINILAAAKVIIADSQIFGFQGSPGVGISDTRAGGKLIAYGTEVSHNLGSAILMQPTALVTAALDHMQLSANGNSGIFAGNNTRVTISNSIVAGNVSHGVFADGTGIINSDNVHISNNGNTGVITTGGGTIRLSNSVVTNNAVGFNNGGTINTFTPASNKIMGNAGANVGALTPIAQQ; from the coding sequence ATGAAAAGAGCTCGTTTCAATCCAATAACTCTTATCCTCGCGCTTTTCGCGTTGGCGGCCGGCTCGATGGCGCAAGCGCAGGCGACCCGCACTTGGGTGTCCGGTGTGGGCGATGATGTCAACCCCTGTTCCCGCACCGCCCCGTGCAAGACCTTTGCGGGGGCCATCTCAAAGACCGCCACGAATGGCGAAATTTCGGTTCTGGATCCGGGTGGGTATGGCGCCGTGACGATCACCAAGTCCATTACCATTGATGGAAGCAAAGGCGCCGGATTTGGCTCGATCCTGGCGGCGTCCACCAACGGAATTATTATTAACATCACGGATATGGCTGACACCCGAAAAACCGTGGTTCTGCGCAATCTGTCCATTAACGGCGGCGGCACCGGGTTGAGGGGAATCAATATCCTGGCGGCGGCGAAAGTGATCATCGCGGATAGCCAGATTTTTGGTTTTCAGGGAAGCCCAGGCGTAGGCATCAGCGATACGCGCGCCGGGGGCAAGCTGATTGCTTACGGCACCGAAGTCAGCCACAATTTGGGAAGCGCGATCCTGATGCAACCCACGGCTCTCGTCACGGCGGCGCTCGATCACATGCAACTTAGCGCCAATGGCAATTCGGGAATATTCGCGGGAAACAACACTCGGGTCACCATCAGCAATTCCATCGTTGCAGGCAACGTCTCTCACGGCGTGTTCGCGGACGGCACCGGAATCATCAACTCCGACAATGTGCACATATCAAACAACGGCAACACAGGCGTCATTACCACCGGTGGAGGGACTATTCGCCTCTCCAATTCCGTTGTGACGAACAATGCCGTCGGCTTTAACAATGGCGGAACGATCAACACCTTTACACCCGCCAGCAACAAGATCATGGGTAACGCAGGCGCGAATGTCGGAGCGCTTACGCCAATAGCTCAGCAGTAA